The following proteins are co-located in the Eleginops maclovinus isolate JMC-PN-2008 ecotype Puerto Natales chromosome 1, JC_Emac_rtc_rv5, whole genome shotgun sequence genome:
- the slc17a9b gene encoding solute carrier family 17 member 9b, translating into MAVIQKHGKSCSPDLVCHKENHPSEKLGAPGCHKKWPEHNTHWTRPVARVWTVVLLLGTCLLYCARVAMPICAVNMAEQFNWSKSESGMVLGSFFWGYCFTQVFGGYVSDRVGGEKVLLLSAAAWGSMTAFTPILAHFCSQPIFSMTLARFLMGLLQGVHYPSLASLCSQKVVESERGFLMSTVGSGSYLGTLVIGGAGSLMLDLYGWQSVFYVSGLLSVLWAYCMWKYLLKGEGPIITLEALGSGGPQSKLSKRHWLRLLKQPAVCAVIVTHLCTASTFFTLLSWLPTYFKDTFPDAKGWVFNVVPWLVAIPSSLFSGCLSDHLISQGFDTASVRKLMQFFSMGVSSVFTLLLCGKNTFPWAVAFVSATMGLTTFSHSGVSVNVQDLAPSCAGALFGVMNTCGAFLGVLLVYFSGYLIEATGSWTSVFALITTVNLLGLCTFLAFAEARRVDIDYSKVRHHNIHI; encoded by the exons ATGGCAGTTATTCAAAAACATGGCAAGAGCTGTAGTCCAGATTTGGTCTGTCACAAGGAAAACCATCCGTCCGAAAAACTCGGAGCTCCTGGATGTCACAAGAAGTggcctgaacacaacacacactggacaag GCCAGTGGCAAGGGTATGGACGGTGGTGTTGCTGCTTGGGACATGCCTCCTCTACTGCGCCCGTGTGGCGATGCCCATCTGTGCTGTCAACATGGCAGAGCAGTTCAACTGGAGCAAGAGCGAGTCAGGCATGGTGCTGGGCAGCTTCTTCTGGGGTTACTGCTTCACCCAAGTGTTCGGAGGCTACGTCAGCGACCG TGTTGGAGGTGAGAAGGTCCTCCTGCTGTCTGCGGCAGCATGGGGGTCGATGACGGCCTTCACCCCCATCCTGGCCCACTTCTGTTCCCAGCCAATATTCTCCATGACACTGGCCCGCTTCCTAATGGGCTTGTTACAAG GAGTTCATTACCCTTCTCTGGCGAGTCTGTGCTCTCAGAAGGTGGTGGAAAGTGAAAGGGGTTTCCTCATGAGCACCGTGGGTAGTGGATCTTACCTGGG CACTCTGGTGATAGGAGGGGCTGGCTCCCTCATGTTGGACCTGTATGGCTGGCAGAGTGTTTTTTATGTGTCAGGTCTCCTCTCAGTGCTCTGGGCCTACTGCATGTGGAAATATCTGCTCAAGGGAGAAG GGCCTATCATCACCCTGGAGGCCCTGGGAAGTGGTGGGCCCCAATCCAAACTGTCTAAAAGACATTGGTTGCGGCTCTTAAAACAACCAGCAGTCTG TGCTGTGATCGTTACGCACCTTTGCACAGCCAGCACATTCTTCACTCTTTTGTCATGGCTGCCAACATACTTTAAAGACACTTTCCCTGATGCCAAG GGTTGGGTGTTCAATGTTGTTCCCTGGTTGGTGGCCATACCCTCATCCCTCTTCAGTGGCTGCTTGTCTGACCACCTCATCAGTCAAG GCTTTGACACAGCCTCAGTGAGGAAGTTGATGCAG TTCTTCTCCATGGGTGTGTCCAGTGTGTTTACTCTTCTTCTGTGTGGCAAAAATACCTTCCCCTGGGCTGTAGCATTTGTGTCGGCCACCATGGGCCTCACCACCTTCAGTCACAG CGGTGTGTCTGTAAATGTTCAAGATCTTGCTCCTTCCTGTGCTGGAGCTTTATTTG GTGTCATGAATACGTGTGGTGCTTTCCTAG GGGTCCTACTGGTGTATTTCTCTGGGTATCTCATTGAGGCCACAGGCTCTTGGACATCAGTGTTCGCCCTTATCACCACTGTCAACCTGCTGGGCCTCTGCACCTTTCTGGCCTTCGCTGAGGCCCGCCGGGTCGACATTGACTACAGTAAGGTCCGACACCACAACATCCACATCTAA
- the LOC134861381 gene encoding glucose-induced degradation protein 8-B homolog, producing the protein MSYAEKPEDITREEWMDKLNNVHIQRADMNRLIMNYLVTEGFKEAAEKFRMESGIEPSVDLDSLDERIKIREMILKGQIQDAIALINSLHPELLDTNRYLYFHLQQQHLIELIRLRETEAALEFAQSQLAEQGEESRECLTEMERTLALLAFDNPEESPFGDLLNMMQRQKVWSEVNQCVLDYENRESTPKLAKLLKLLLWAQNELDQKKVKYPKMTDLSKGTIEDPK; encoded by the exons ATGAGTTATGCGGAGAAGCCGGAGGACATAACAAGGGAAGAGTGGATGGATAAACTCAACAATGTCCATATTCAGAGAGCCGATATGAACAGGCTTATTATGAACTATTTGGTGACAG AGGGCTTCAAGGAGGCAGCTGAGAAGTTCAGGATGGAGTCTGGAATAGAGCCTAGTGTGGACTTGGATTCTCTAGATGAAAGAATTAAGATCAGAGAGATGATCTTGAAGGGACAGATCCAGGACGCCATTGCACTGATTAACAGTCTGCACCCAGAATTGCTGGATACTAACCGTTACCTCTATTTTCACCTAcag cagcagcatctgatTGAGCTGATTCGTTTAAGGGAGACTGAAGCTGCCCTCGAATTTGCCCAATCTCAGTTAGCAGAGCAGGGGGAGGAGAGCCGAGAATGTCTGACTGAGATGGAAAGGACACTGGCCCTGCTTGCTTTCGACAACCCTGAGGAATCACCTTTTGGAGATCTGCTCAATATGATGCAGAGACAAAAG GTATGGAGTGAAGTGAATCAGTGTGTGCTAGACTACGAAAACAGAGAGTCAACCCCCAAGCTGGCCAAACTCCTGAAGCTACTGCTGTGGGCTCAAAATGAACTTGACCAAAAGAAAGTGAAGTATCCCAAAATGACAGACCTCAGCAAGGGAACCATTGAAGACCCAAAATAA